From Camelina sativa cultivar DH55 chromosome 7, Cs, whole genome shotgun sequence, one genomic window encodes:
- the LOC104704479 gene encoding uncharacterized protein LOC104704479: MSDSVPTKEQDPARKHATPVSSKPGSWVCNYCKKITSGGVQRAKQHIVGGYKNVTACTMVSDHIKEEVRSFMLKKAEAKATTQMMPLPPNLYDEYEEDEDEGQTSKPSPSNKRKGPMDKYVCPTPPDVLKVVKDAHLLFDHLDRMMEEVGESNVVQVITDNASNYIKASQLLMANQPHLYWLPCEAHCIDLMLEDIGKIPMVKTAIKNCIYMNGYIYSHTSIVNMMRKFTQGNLHRPAVTRFATSFITLSQYHKQRKNLRNFVTSQENNDSKWSKDLGARNVKKFIMQNSFWHHVLYALKLTGPLVKVLRLVDGERKPAMGYIYEAMDRAKEAIARTFNGREEEYKDAFAIIDKRWDCQLHHPLHAVGYYLNPEFHYNKESGVHCEEVEKGFYSTIERLVPSLSTQDKITDELVQFKNASGLFGIPMAIRQRTTKSPSEWWSSYGGSTPTLRDFAIRILSLTCSATGCERNWSMFQHLHTKKRNRLGQQRLNDMVFVKYN, translated from the exons ATGTCCGATTCAGTTCCTACTAAGGAACAAGATCCAGCTAGGAAACATGCAACTCCTGTTTCTTCCAAACCTGGTAGTTGGGTGTGTAACTATTGTAAAAAAATCACAAGCGGTGGAGTACAACGTGCAAAACAGCACATTGTTGGTGGTTATAAAAATGTTACTGCCTGCACTATGGTTTCCGATCATATAAAGGAAGAAGTCAGAAGTTTCATGCTTAAGAAGGCAGAAGCTAAAGCCACTACTCAAATGATGCCACTACCACCCAATTTATACGATGAGtatgaggaagatgaagatgaaggtcAGACTAGTAAGCCATCGCCTTCAAATAAACGTAAGGGTCCAATGGACAAGTATGTATGTCCAACTCCTCCTGATGtcttaaa AGTTGTGAAAGATGCTCATTTGCTGTTTGATCATCTTGATCGTATGATGGAAGAAGTTGGAGAATCTAATGTTGTCCAAGTGATAACTGATAACGCATCAAACTATATAAAAGCTA GCCAATTACTAATGGCGAATCAACCACATCTATATTGGCTTCCTTGTGAAGCCCACTGCATCGATCTCATGTTGGAGGATATAGGAAAAATTCCTATGGTGAAGACTGCAATCAAGAACTGCATCTACATGAATGGCTACATCTATAGTCACACTTCTATTGTGAATATGATGAGGAAATTCACTCAAGGAAATTTACATAGACCGGCAGTTACTAGGTTTGCTACATCATTCATCACATTGTCGCAGTATCACAAGCAGAGGAAAAACTTGAGGAATTTTGTAACTTCCCAAGAAAATAATGATTCCAAGTGGTCAAAGGACTTAGGAGCAAGGAACGTGAAGAAGTTCATTATGCAAAACAGCTTCTGGCACCATGTGTTGTATGCACTCAAGTTGACAGGACCTCTAGTTAAAGTGCTTCGGTTGGTTGACGGAGAGAGAAAACCAGCTATGGGGTACATCTATGAAGCAATGGATAGAGCTAAAGAGGCCATTGCTAGGACCTTCaatgggagagaagaagagtacaAAGATGCATTTGCGATAATTGATAAGCGATGGGATTGTCAACTCCATCATCCTTTGCATGCTGTTGGCTACTATTTGAATCCAGAATTTCATTACAACAAAGAGTCTGGGGTGCATTGTGAAGAGGTGGAAAAAGGTTTCTACAGCACCATTGAAAGGTTAGTTCCTTCACTTTCAACTCAAGACAAGATAACCGACGAGCTTGTGCAGTTTAAAAATGCTTCTGGACTGTTTGGGATTCCAATGGCAATAAGACAAAGGACAACAAAATCACCATCTGAGTGGTGGTCTTCTTACGGAGGCTCTACACCAACACTTAGAGACTTTGCCATAAGGATTCTTAGTCTCACTTGTAGTGCGACAGGCTGTGAGAGAAACTGGAGCATGTTTCAGCATCTCCATACTAAGAAAAGAAATCGATTGGGTCAACAACGTTTGAATGACATGGTGTTTGTTAAATACAATTGA
- the LOC104700825 gene encoding inositol-pentakisphosphate 2-kinase-like, giving the protein MEEIVLEPKDAVNWSYRGEGAINLVLSYTGSSPTFLGKVMRIKKELKKENENGGDTSGNGLTSLENIIWGGIIKDLVSCENKDMVDYLFVKHVMRPLLGHKHVNAGIRRLVATEFLESIEKMVRSQHISRRDNASSVDTNRTSVLLMDDLTRFSHGHVEDHVPCITVEIKPKCGFLPSSSFISEENLIKKSIPLFEMYQVRKLKENEILEISEYDSLDLFSGSKDRIHKAIKALYATPQTNFRVFLNGSLVFGSFRGSKCISTSKDELAFEHILKGIIKTEDDIVRANSFIELVAETVYASGALDQLLEVQKLDKYNIEAVIHAYYDLIDHPCKACQELEKSKLSHQFGAMHAMPQDEKVNILKNYLISSTATDCSVMVSIRSRETGLSSSSSHGNVHLESTKQDFEYKVHFIDLDMRPLNRMESYYESDKKIMKSYLEMLKTKGDQP; this is encoded by the exons ATGGAGGAAATTGTTTTGGAACCAAAAGATGCAGTTAATTGGTCATATAGAGGCGAAGGAGCTATTAATTTGGTTCTCTCCTACACTGGATCCTCTCCCACTTTC TTGGGAAAGGTGATGAGGATAAAGAAAGAGCTAaagaaagagaatgaaaatGGAGGAGACACAAGTGGAAATGGTCTTACCAGTCTCGAAAATATTATCTGGGGAGGGATAATTAAGGATCTTGTATCTTGCGAAAACAAGGATATGGTGGACTATTTGTTTGTCAAACATGTCATGAGACCTTTATTGGGTCACAAACATGTTAATGCTGGA ATTCGTCGTCTTGTAGCAACGGAGTTTCTTGAGTCTATTGAGAAAATGGTGAGATCTCAGCATATTTCTCGGCGAGATAATGCATCTAGTGTGGATACTAACCGCACTTCTGTGCTTCTCATGGATGATTTGACACGTTTTTCCCACG GTCATGTTGAGGATCATGTACCGTGTATAACTGTTGAAATAAAG CCCAAATGTGGATTTCTTCCATCTTCAAGTTTCATATCGGAAGAAAATCTTATTAAGAAGAGTATACCACTTTTCGAAATGTACCAAGTTCGGAAGCTTAAGGAAAACGAG ATATTAGAAATCAGTGAATATGATAGCTTAGATCTTTTCTCTGGATCCAAAGATAGAATACACAAGGCAATAAAAGCACTCTACGCGACTCCTCAGACAAATTTCCGTGTGTTCTTGAACGGTTCTCTGGTTTTTGGAAGCTTCCGTGGTAGCAAATGCATATCAACCTCGAAGGATGAATTAGCTTTTGAGCATATACTCAAAGGTATCATCAAAACCGAAGATGATATTGTACGTGCAAATAGTTTCATAGAGCTTGTTGCAGAAACTGTTTACGCATCTGGAGCTCTAGATCAGCTTCTAGAGGTTCAAAAGCTTGACAAATATAACATCGAGGCAGTGATTCACGCGTACTATGACTTAATTGACCATCCATGTAAAGCGTGCCAAGAGTTGGAAAAGAGTAAATTGTCACATCAATTTGGTGCCATGCATGCAATGCCACAAGatgaaaaagtaaatattttgaagaattATCTAATATCTTCTACTGCAACGGATTGTAGTGTAATGGTAAGTATTAGATCAAGAGAGACCGGTCTTTCAAGTTCCTCATCCCACGGTAATGTTCATCTTGAATCAACAAAGCAAGATTTTGAGTACAAG GTACACTTCATTGATCTTGACATGAGACCTTTGAATAGGATGGAATCCTATTATGAATCGGACAAGAAGATCATGAAATCATACCTCGAGATGCTGAAGACGAAAGGAGATCAACCTTGA
- the LOC104700824 gene encoding thionin, which produces MEGKTVFLSVLIMSLVMAQIQVEAKSCCPTTTARNIYNTCRFAGGSRPTCASLSGCKIVNGKCPNGYTHDTLQNSGDAVNEYCKLGCTSSVCAAMETLQSSDASEIVNGAVTQCANACSTFCTKGSSTVVETA; this is translated from the exons ATGGAAGGCAAAACAGTTTTTCTAAGTGTGCTCATAATGAGTTTGGTCATGGCACAAATTCAAGTGGAGGCAAAGAGTTGCTGCCCAACTACGACAGCTAGAAATATCTATAACACTTGCCGTTTTGCGGGAGGCTCCCGACCAACGTGTGCATCTCTCAGTGGATGCAAAATCGTTAACGGCAAATGTCCTAACGGATATACACATGACACTCTCCAAAACTCAG GTGATGCTGTCAATGAATACTGTAAGTTGGGATGTACATCTTCTGTGTGCGCTGCCATGGAGACACTCCAAAGCTCTG ATGCGAGTGAAATTGTGAATGGAGCCGTAACACAATGCGCAAATGCATGTTCGACTTTCTGCACCAAGGGCTCGTCAACTGTAGTTGAGACTGCCTAA